In SAR324 cluster bacterium, the sequence AAGGGACGAGTAACTTCTTGATTCGCAACTACGACAGATCCCTGATCTGCCCGAAGCAAGCCAGACATCAGCTTCATAAATGTTGACTTGCCACAGCCACTAGGTCCGACAAGAGCGACAAATTCCCCCTTGGACATCTGAAGCGAAGCCCCCTCCAACACAGGTGGTTCGGCCAAGGTGTACGATACTGAAACCTCGTCAATATCGACAAAATGAGTCACTTCAGTTGACCTTCCTTTGACTCATTGCGGGCAGAAACTCACTTGTAAAGACCGAAGCTGCCGTTGGCTTATTTGAAAAGTCATAGGTTATACCAACTTGGTTAATGGATTCAGACAGTCGCTGACCTTCCACATCACCAAAGCCTCGTTCTTTCACTTCAGCTGTAATCACGTTATCACGAATAGCCATCTCTAAACGCTCCAGCTCAACGTTTCGTCGAGCGATTTTGTTCCGTTTCATCAGATAATCAATTGCTGAATTGGGATCCGCAATCGTATCCATCCAGCCACGAATAATTGCTCTGACAAATCCTTTTACCAGTTGTGGATTTTCAGCTGCAAAATTTGGATTCACAATCACTGTGTTACCATATAGCTTCAGCCCATAATCCGACATCAACATCACATTGATATCTTCTTCCTTCACTCCTTTTGATTTCAAATTCAAAAAGGATGAGAATGAAAAACCTGTGATCGCATCCACCTCACCAGCAGCAAGCATCGGCTCCCGAACTGGGAATCCGACGTTCTCAATGGTCACCTCTGTCGACCTGATGTTGTTTGCCGCTACAAAGGCTTCCCATTGCGCATAAGCACCGTCAGAAGCGGGAGCGCCGAGGATTCTTCCTTCCAGATCTTTAGGCTTCATCACTCCACTTTTCTTAAGTGAAATAATTGCAAATGGTGGGTTGTTGTAGACCATCAAAATTCCTTTGAGACCAATGGTTGGATTTTTGTCTCGAAATTTGATGAGTGAATTAATGTCAGCAAAACCAAATTCGTAAGCTCCCCCAGTGACTCTAGGAATGGCTTCGAGGGAACCCCTGCCTGTGTCAATGGTAACATCCATTCCCTCTGCTTCAAAATATCCTTTATCCAGGGCAACAAAGTACGGTGCAGCGGGACCTTCAAATTTCCAATCCAAAGAAAATTTGATAGGAGTCAACGCAAAAGCGGATGTCACATAGAGGATCGTTGCTAAGAGGATTGTTAGAAATCGCATGGTGTATTCCTTAATTTATGGAATTAAATAGCTTTCATTCAGAGTTTGGGATGAAAGAATCAGTTCCCAACAACAAATTCCAGACCATCTTAAGAATCGGCTCGAATCGTCAATGATTCAAGGTGTTGGGTGGTTACTCGAAATCTTGGGGCCGAATAAACATAGATGAGTTTATAATCAGTTGCCCAAGAATTTGACAGTGGGGTGGGGTTACGAGATTTGAATTTTACTAGGTCAAGAATATCTATTCGTTACTTATTCTTTCTGTAAAGGCGAACAAACCTTAAAATCATGACTGCTGCGAAAATAAGAACCGCATGTGTAGATATAGACTAAAATGGGTGCCAAAACGAATTCATGAGTTCTTTTTGATGCGAATGCAGACTCACAGATAAAGAATGGAACTTGGAGCGCACAGGAGCAGTCCCAGCAATAAATTTTTCAAAGCATTCTACGGGTTGGTTCATCGGAAAATGAGCGGAACTATATCAGCAGTTAGAGCTTGGGACAACAAGCAATTTTTTCAAAAATGTAATTTATAAATAAATCAATTTTACTGAAGCCATTTTTTAGATCGCTCTTCAGCACGTAACCAACCTGTTATACGAACATTTCTATCGTCTTCTGAAATAGTGCCTTCAAATTTTTGATCTTCCTGCCAACAACTTTTTAGAGACTCAATGCTTGGCCAAACTCCAACTGCCAATCCAGCCAGAAAAGCGGCTCCAAGAGCGGTACTCTCTGCATTTTTAGGACGTCTTACGGTCCTACCCAAGAGATCAGCTTGATCTTGAGCAAGGAAATTATTTGCTGAGGCTCCCCCATCAATTTTTAATTCTTGAAGGGGGTAACCAAGGTCTGCCTCCATGCATTGGAGAACTTCAGCTGACTGATAAGCGATCGCTTCCAGTGCCGCTCTTACGATATGAGCTTTGCTGGTGTTACGAGTAAGCCCAATGATTAATCCGCGGGCATACGCATCCCAATGGGGTGCTCCCAAGCCTACGAAAGCGGGCACCACGTAACAACCATCTGAATTATCAACGCTCAAGGCCATCTTCTCTGTTTCTGAGGCATTCTGAAAGAATTCCATTTTGTCCCGAAGCCACTGAATCAGTGATCCAGCTACGAAAACAGCCCCCTCAAGGGCATAGGTACGTTCCTCACCAATTTGCCAAGCAATTGTCGAGAGTAGTTGATGTTGTGACTCAACAGGCTTTGGGCCAGCATTGAGCATCAAAAAACAGCCTGTACCATATGTGTTTTTTGCCTGCCCCACATCAAAACAGGCTTGGCCAAATAATGCTGATTGCTGGTCACCTGCAATTCCAGCAATGGGTAAAGATTTACCGAGGATCGAATTTTCAATTTCAGCGAGTTTTCCACTCGAAGGTACAATTTCAGGCAATGCTGATTGCTCAATCCCAAATATTGCCAGCAACTCCTCATCCCAGGATGCAGATTTAAGATTACAAAGCATGGTTCTGGAAGCATTGGTCACATCTGTTTTGAAAACTTTCCCTGCGGTCAGGTTGCAGATCAGCCAAGAATCAACTGTTCCAAAACAAATTTCACGAGCTTTCATTCTTTCAGATAGTCCAGGTACCTCATTGAGTAACCAACGCATCTTGCTAGCTGAGAAATAAGGATCCAAAACCAATCCAGTTTTTTTACGAATCAATGATTCCTTGCCCTGCGCTTTCAGTTGCTCACAGATTGCCGTGGAACGTCTACATTGCCAAACAATTGCTGGAGCAAGTGGTTTTC encodes:
- a CDS encoding ABC transporter substrate-binding protein produces the protein MRFLTILLATILYVTSAFALTPIKFSLDWKFEGPAAPYFVALDKGYFEAEGMDVTIDTGRGSLEAIPRVTGGAYEFGFADINSLIKFRDKNPTIGLKGILMVYNNPPFAIISLKKSGVMKPKDLEGRILGAPASDGAYAQWEAFVAANNIRSTEVTIENVGFPVREPMLAAGEVDAITGFSFSSFLNLKSKGVKEEDINVMLMSDYGLKLYGNTVIVNPNFAAENPQLVKGFVRAIIRGWMDTIADPNSAIDYLMKRNKIARRNVELERLEMAIRDNVITAEVKERGFGDVEGQRLSESINQVGITYDFSNKPTAASVFTSEFLPAMSQRKVN
- the glpK gene encoding glycerol kinase GlpK, which codes for MTLIMALDQGTTSSRTVLVNAKGEIIGQSSAPLDCHYPQTGWVEQDPLQIWETQQKTMLDVMQKTNVSIEDVVGLGITNQRETTVVWEKETGKPLAPAIVWQCRRSTAICEQLKAQGKESLIRKKTGLVLDPYFSASKMRWLLNEVPGLSERMKAREICFGTVDSWLICNLTAGKVFKTDVTNASRTMLCNLKSASWDEELLAIFGIEQSALPEIVPSSGKLAEIENSILGKSLPIAGIAGDQQSALFGQACFDVGQAKNTYGTGCFLMLNAGPKPVESQHQLLSTIAWQIGEERTYALEGAVFVAGSLIQWLRDKMEFFQNASETEKMALSVDNSDGCYVVPAFVGLGAPHWDAYARGLIIGLTRNTSKAHIVRAALEAIAYQSAEVLQCMEADLGYPLQELKIDGGASANNFLAQDQADLLGRTVRRPKNAESTALGAAFLAGLAVGVWPSIESLKSCWQEDQKFEGTISEDDRNVRITGWLRAEERSKKWLQ